A part of Saccharomonospora amisosensis genomic DNA contains:
- the pqqD gene encoding pyrroloquinoline quinone biosynthesis peptide chaperone PqqD, whose translation MDESDLTAVPKLATKAMLRHDGVRDVELLLLPERVVLLNKSGAAILRLCDGSRTVRELVAQLEHDFEATDLANDVVTFLKDARGRGWVVVT comes from the coding sequence ATGGACGAATCCGACTTGACAGCCGTCCCGAAGCTGGCAACGAAGGCGATGCTCAGGCACGACGGTGTCCGGGATGTGGAGCTGCTCCTGCTCCCTGAGAGGGTGGTGCTCTTGAACAAGTCCGGGGCAGCGATCTTGCGACTGTGCGACGGCAGCCGGACCGTGCGGGAGCTGGTCGCCCAGCTTGAGCACGATTTCGAGGCTACCGATCTGGCGAACGACGTGGTGACGTTCCTCAAGGACGCGCGCGGACGGGGCTGGGTGGTGGTCACATGA
- a CDS encoding DUF6226 family protein, with amino-acid sequence METRLLLEAVTAEFGRTAATTPGWPDPHPDGAEPVEEEYSRCTEPGKYRILHARARAWTRALIDAGLATLEEVADPGDAWREVPSVTPETAIRVRPTRDGALCLLLGFASLSGVPDAVAIIGAAEPAVYLATVPDCGCDACDSGSDDLLSQFDEQVLSVVEGDFVHVTTKRGRVIGMRSGWSAEHRGDVRHVETILADARRGRSRYPTVHGAAWY; translated from the coding sequence GTGGAGACGCGGCTGCTGCTGGAAGCGGTGACGGCGGAGTTCGGCCGCACCGCGGCGACGACACCGGGGTGGCCAGATCCGCATCCCGATGGCGCCGAACCGGTGGAGGAGGAGTACTCCCGCTGCACCGAGCCGGGCAAGTACCGCATCCTGCACGCCCGCGCGCGGGCGTGGACACGCGCGCTGATTGATGCGGGCCTGGCGACCCTGGAGGAAGTCGCCGATCCCGGCGATGCCTGGCGGGAGGTCCCGAGCGTTACCCCCGAGACCGCGATCCGGGTGCGTCCGACCCGGGACGGCGCGCTTTGTCTGCTACTCGGATTCGCGAGCCTGAGCGGCGTGCCTGACGCCGTAGCGATCATCGGCGCCGCGGAACCCGCCGTCTACCTGGCGACCGTGCCCGACTGCGGCTGCGACGCCTGCGACAGCGGGTCGGACGACCTGCTGTCGCAGTTCGACGAACAGGTGCTCTCCGTGGTGGAAGGCGACTTCGTGCACGTCACCACCAAGCGCGGCAGGGTCATCGGGATGCGGTCGGGTTGGTCAGCCGAGCACCGGGGCGATGTCAGGCATGTCGAGACCATTCTCGCCGACGCGCGTCGTGGAAGATCCCGCTACCCCACAGTGCACGGGGCTGCCTGGTACTAG
- a CDS encoding DUF3592 domain-containing protein: protein MTPVDALMAVSGCIGLATLVDVAGKAVHRRRLRLRGVRTTATVIDHVVTETRRVGATVESQPVKDKHWYIVAEFEYGPGRLMRIAEPCKRLTPVGEQLEVDYLPDKPDNARLHVTAATFARAVVVQTLVGLVFLMPVAGIVGS from the coding sequence GTGACACCCGTTGATGCGCTGATGGCCGTCTCCGGCTGCATCGGGTTAGCCACACTGGTAGACGTCGCGGGCAAAGCCGTGCACCGACGGCGGCTCAGGCTGCGGGGTGTCCGCACGACCGCAACGGTGATCGACCACGTCGTTACGGAAACGCGCCGGGTCGGCGCCACAGTGGAGTCTCAACCTGTCAAGGACAAGCACTGGTACATCGTTGCCGAGTTCGAGTACGGCCCGGGACGCCTCATGCGCATCGCCGAACCGTGCAAGCGGCTCACCCCGGTCGGCGAGCAACTGGAGGTCGACTACCTACCGGACAAGCCCGACAACGCCCGGCTGCATGTCACAGCGGCGACGTTCGCCAGAGCGGTAGTGGTCCAGACCCTGGTGGGTCTGGTGTTTCTGATGCCGGTAGCCGGGATTGTCGGCTCCTGA
- the hxlA gene encoding 3-hexulose-6-phosphate synthase, with protein sequence MKLQVALDVVDLPSALTLANQVAEHVDILELGTPLVKSVGIGAVSAIKAAHPDKLVFADLKTADAGELEAALAFEAGADLVTVMGAADDDTVRGAVAAGRRYGKEVVADMITVVDGRVSRIREVAKLGVSFVEIHAGLDEQARPGYTIDTLLEDGRHAGVPFSIAGGIKIDTIAAVRDAGATVAVAGGAIYNATDPTTAAKQLKQRAT encoded by the coding sequence GTGAAGTTGCAGGTTGCGTTGGATGTGGTGGATCTGCCGTCGGCGTTGACGTTGGCGAATCAGGTGGCCGAGCACGTGGACATTCTGGAGTTGGGCACACCGTTGGTGAAGTCGGTGGGGATCGGCGCGGTGAGCGCGATCAAGGCGGCGCATCCGGACAAGCTGGTGTTCGCCGATCTCAAGACCGCTGATGCCGGTGAGTTGGAGGCCGCGTTGGCGTTCGAGGCCGGGGCGGATCTGGTCACGGTGATGGGCGCGGCCGACGACGACACCGTGCGTGGCGCGGTCGCGGCGGGCCGCAGGTACGGCAAGGAGGTGGTCGCGGACATGATCACCGTGGTCGACGGGCGGGTGTCGCGGATCCGGGAGGTCGCTAAGCTGGGGGTGTCGTTCGTGGAGATCCACGCGGGCCTGGACGAGCAGGCCCGCCCTGGCTACACCATCGACACCCTGCTGGAGGACGGGCGCCACGCCGGGGTGCCGTTCTCCATCGCGGGCGGCATCAAGATCGACACCATCGCCGCGGTCCGCGACGCGGGCGCCACCGTCGCCGTCGCGGGCGGAGCCATCTACAACGCCACCGACCCCACCACCGCCGCCAAACAACTCAAACAACGCGCCACCTGA
- a CDS encoding S9 family peptidase has product MARPRWHVREWALVTDDLSFLRRQARTQRFTLGAPKEFLVSPDGSRVLFLRAESGTDRRNSLWSLDVASGEESKVVDAVALLPGEEELPPEERARRERARETSGGVVGYAVDNEFTVATFSLSGKLYAVELATGQVRLLVEGAVVDPRPDPTGSHVAYVSERRLRVLELATGSDRTLVDEEGDDIAWGLAEFIAAEELGRVRGYWWAPDGRSVLVERSDRSAVPRWTIADPVNPDTQATTVAYPAAGTTNVDVSLSIVDLEGNRVDVEPGGWEYLAAVHWSAGGPPLIAVQPRDQRRLEIHAVDPSDGSTRLLHTDTDPDWVEIVRGVPAWTSDGRLVHVSVVGDSYRLFVDGTPVTQPSLQVRAVLHVGDEVLFSASEGDPTQLHVYRTNGSGVERLSEKEGVHVGSGTAAVTVLSSWSLNRSGPEVNVLVNGKPAARIDSYTVDPGIAPDPMLLTVGERELRAALVLPTGHRPEDGPLPVLLDPYGGPHAQRVLRSRNAFLTPQWLADQGFAVLVADGRGTPGRGPAWEKEIAGRLAEVTLADQVDALHAVALEHPGLLDLGRVSIRGWSYGGYLSALAVLRRPDVFHAAVAGAPVTDWSLYDTHYTERYLGHPDQDPARYERNSLIADAANLRRALLIVHGLADDNVFVAHSLRLSAALLAAGRQHTFLPLAGATHMSPQAEEVAENLMLTQVAWLKRELAAVSEHTGEDAR; this is encoded by the coding sequence ATGGCGCGGCCCCGGTGGCACGTGCGAGAGTGGGCTCTCGTGACGGACGATCTTTCCTTCCTGCGCAGGCAGGCCCGTACCCAACGATTCACCCTCGGCGCTCCCAAGGAGTTCCTGGTCTCACCCGACGGTTCCCGCGTGCTGTTCCTGCGTGCGGAGTCGGGCACCGACAGGCGCAACAGCCTGTGGTCGCTCGACGTCGCCTCCGGTGAGGAGTCGAAGGTGGTGGACGCGGTCGCGCTGCTGCCGGGTGAGGAGGAGCTGCCGCCGGAGGAGCGCGCGCGGCGGGAGCGGGCCAGGGAGACCTCCGGCGGGGTGGTCGGCTACGCCGTGGACAACGAGTTCACCGTCGCGACCTTCTCGCTTTCCGGCAAGCTCTACGCCGTCGAGTTGGCCACGGGGCAGGTCCGACTGCTTGTCGAGGGCGCCGTGGTGGACCCGAGGCCCGATCCCACCGGCAGCCACGTGGCCTACGTCAGCGAGCGCAGGCTGCGGGTTCTGGAGCTGGCCACCGGCTCCGACCGGACGCTGGTGGACGAGGAGGGCGACGACATCGCGTGGGGCCTCGCGGAGTTCATCGCCGCCGAGGAACTCGGCAGGGTGCGCGGCTACTGGTGGGCCCCGGACGGCAGGAGCGTGCTGGTGGAGCGCAGCGACCGCTCCGCCGTGCCCCGCTGGACCATCGCCGACCCCGTCAACCCGGACACGCAGGCCACGACCGTGGCCTATCCGGCCGCTGGAACGACCAACGTCGACGTTTCACTGTCCATTGTGGACCTAGAAGGCAACCGCGTCGACGTCGAGCCGGGAGGCTGGGAGTACCTCGCGGCCGTGCACTGGTCAGCAGGCGGGCCGCCGCTGATCGCCGTGCAACCGCGTGACCAGCGCCGGCTCGAGATCCACGCCGTCGACCCCTCCGACGGATCCACGCGGCTGCTGCACACCGACACCGATCCGGACTGGGTGGAGATCGTGCGCGGCGTTCCGGCGTGGACCAGCGACGGCAGGCTGGTGCACGTGAGCGTGGTTGGCGACAGCTACCGGCTGTTCGTCGACGGTACGCCGGTGACGCAACCCTCGTTGCAGGTACGCGCAGTGCTACACGTGGGCGACGAGGTGCTGTTCAGCGCCTCCGAAGGTGACCCGACACAGCTTCATGTCTACCGCACCAACGGTTCCGGCGTCGAACGGCTGTCCGAAAAGGAGGGTGTGCATGTCGGTTCGGGCACCGCGGCGGTCACCGTGCTGTCGTCGTGGAGTCTGAATCGCAGCGGCCCCGAAGTCAACGTGCTCGTCAACGGAAAGCCCGCGGCGAGGATCGATTCGTACACAGTGGACCCGGGAATCGCGCCGGACCCGATGCTGCTCACCGTGGGCGAGCGCGAGTTGCGGGCCGCGCTGGTGCTGCCCACCGGGCACCGGCCGGAGGACGGCCCGCTGCCGGTGCTGCTCGATCCCTACGGCGGACCACACGCCCAGCGGGTGCTGCGCAGCCGCAACGCCTTCCTCACTCCACAGTGGCTGGCCGACCAGGGCTTCGCGGTACTGGTGGCCGACGGAAGGGGCACGCCTGGCCGGGGCCCGGCGTGGGAGAAGGAGATCGCGGGCAGGCTGGCGGAGGTCACCCTCGCCGACCAGGTCGACGCGCTGCACGCGGTCGCGCTGGAACACCCGGGGCTGCTCGACCTCGGCCGGGTGAGCATCAGGGGCTGGTCCTACGGCGGCTACCTTTCCGCTCTCGCTGTGCTGCGCAGGCCGGACGTCTTCCATGCCGCCGTCGCGGGCGCACCGGTGACGGACTGGTCGTTGTACGACACGCACTACACCGAGCGCTACCTCGGCCACCCGGACCAGGACCCGGCCCGCTACGAGCGCAACTCGCTCATCGCCGACGCGGCGAACCTGCGGCGCGCGCTGCTGATCGTGCACGGACTGGCCGACGACAACGTGTTCGTCGCCCACTCGCTGCGGCTGTCGGCGGCGCTGCTGGCCGCGGGCAGGCAGCACACCTTCCTGCCGCTGGCGGGCGCCACACACATGTCGCCGCAGGCCGAGGAGGTCGCGGAGAACCTGATGCTCACCCAGGTCGCGTGGCTGAAGCGAGAACTCGCAGCCGTGTCGGAACACACCGGGGAGGACGCGAGGTGA
- a CDS encoding fluoride efflux transporter FluC has product MRRAGQWDVLLVIAAGGALGSLARYGLTVALPHPRGGLALSTLLANVLGCLLIGVLMVVISQLAQPHRLLRPFLGIGLLGGFTTFSTYVVDAMRSVLEGRPGLAIGYAVGSVLASLVAVAAGMLVTRAVIRRARQAGGA; this is encoded by the coding sequence ATGCGGCGAGCGGGTCAGTGGGACGTGCTGCTCGTGATCGCGGCGGGCGGCGCGCTGGGCAGCCTCGCCAGGTACGGGCTCACCGTGGCGTTGCCCCATCCTCGCGGCGGGCTGGCGCTATCCACCCTGCTGGCGAACGTCCTCGGCTGCCTGCTCATCGGCGTGTTGATGGTCGTGATCTCGCAGTTGGCGCAGCCGCACCGGCTGCTGCGACCGTTCCTCGGCATCGGCCTGCTCGGCGGGTTCACCACGTTCTCCACCTATGTCGTTGACGCGATGCGGTCGGTACTCGAGGGCCGCCCGGGGCTGGCCATCGGCTATGCCGTGGGCTCGGTGCTCGCTTCGCTGGTCGCGGTAGCCGCTGGGATGCTGGTGACCAGAGCCGTCATCCGGCGAGCCAGGCAAGCGGGAGGTGCGTGA
- a CDS encoding nitroreductase family deazaflavin-dependent oxidoreductase, translating to MVLPKRLARFNKVATNRVTRLVAPRLPGFAMLTHTGRRSGRRYRIPLNVFRAGGDYVIALTYGPDADWVRNVLAAGGCELRTRGEDVRLTNPRLVHDETRSAMPFPVRQVLALVGVTDFLHLTPS from the coding sequence GTGGTGCTTCCGAAGCGACTGGCCCGGTTCAACAAGGTCGCCACCAACCGCGTCACCCGGCTGGTGGCGCCGCGACTGCCGGGGTTCGCGATGCTCACCCATACCGGCCGCAGGTCGGGCCGTCGATACCGCATCCCGCTCAACGTCTTCCGCGCGGGCGGCGACTACGTGATCGCACTGACGTACGGGCCCGACGCCGACTGGGTGAGGAACGTGCTCGCGGCCGGTGGCTGCGAACTGCGCACCCGAGGCGAAGACGTGCGGCTCACCAACCCCAGGCTCGTGCACGACGAGACCCGCTCTGCCATGCCCTTCCCGGTACGCCAGGTGCTGGCGCTCGTCGGTGTCACCGACTTCCTCCACCTGACGCCTTCCTAG
- the crcB gene encoding fluoride efflux transporter CrcB — protein sequence MTAALVLLGGAAGAVLRYLVDRRVQRAHASAFPWGTLLANVTGSALLGVLAGWSLLGGEPDSVRALLGVGLCGSLTTFSTFGYETIRLLTERARLYAVANVVVTVLAGFGAAATGLVLAMAIWSR from the coding sequence GTGACGGCGGCACTGGTGCTGCTCGGCGGGGCGGCCGGTGCCGTGCTGCGCTACCTCGTCGACCGGCGGGTGCAGCGCGCCCACGCCTCGGCGTTTCCGTGGGGCACCCTGCTGGCCAACGTGACGGGCTCGGCACTGCTGGGCGTACTGGCAGGCTGGTCGCTGCTGGGCGGCGAACCGGACAGTGTGCGGGCACTTCTCGGCGTGGGACTGTGCGGCTCGCTGACCACGTTCTCCACCTTCGGCTACGAGACGATCCGCCTGCTCACCGAACGGGCCCGGCTCTACGCCGTCGCCAACGTCGTGGTCACCGTGCTCGCCGGGTTCGGGGCGGCGGCAACCGGCCTGGTGCTCGCCATGGCCATCTGGTCACGCTAG
- a CDS encoding methyltransferase family protein: MSEAMAWVAVGLYALFLGVAFGFRSFLLWRRTGSMGFHGVGGRVGSAEWMAGVLFVLAILVGLLAPVLQVSGVLEPVGGLAHGVGYAAGGLLAAAGFAVTVVAQQAMGSSWRVGVDPEEATELVTGGIFALARNPIFTGMITAAVGLALLAPNVLALGGVVALIVGVQLQVRVVEEPYLRRVHGHAFAGYAGRVGRFVPGVGRLTPGTRTGARV, encoded by the coding sequence ATGTCCGAGGCGATGGCCTGGGTGGCGGTCGGTCTGTACGCGTTGTTCCTGGGTGTGGCGTTCGGGTTTCGATCGTTCTTGCTGTGGCGGCGGACCGGATCGATGGGCTTTCACGGGGTGGGCGGCCGGGTCGGCTCCGCCGAATGGATGGCCGGTGTACTTTTCGTCCTCGCGATTCTGGTGGGACTGCTGGCTCCGGTGCTGCAGGTCAGCGGCGTGCTGGAACCGGTCGGCGGGCTGGCGCACGGTGTCGGCTACGCGGCTGGGGGACTGCTCGCCGCCGCAGGGTTCGCCGTCACCGTGGTCGCCCAGCAAGCAATGGGGAGCTCGTGGCGGGTGGGGGTGGACCCGGAGGAGGCAACGGAGTTGGTCACGGGCGGGATCTTCGCGTTGGCTCGTAATCCGATCTTCACGGGAATGATCACTGCGGCAGTGGGGCTGGCGTTGCTGGCGCCGAACGTGCTGGCGCTGGGAGGGGTCGTCGCGCTGATCGTCGGCGTGCAGTTGCAGGTGCGCGTGGTTGAGGAGCCCTACCTTCGCCGCGTCCACGGCCACGCCTTCGCCGGCTACGCCGGTCGCGTCGGCCGGTTCGTGCCGGGCGTCGGAAGGCTGACGCCCGGCACGCGAACAGGTGCACGGGTGTGA
- a CDS encoding GPR1/FUN34/YaaH family transporter, whose product MTTAAATEAPPRSVPEGDPALIGVPTFIVGATALGLVLTGYVPSGAVGASIAIILPATGLGQLVAAVWAAALGQSAVAAVFGVFTGFWLSYAALVLGLIHGWFGVSGDAAVATQGLFLIAWLVMIVLLTLTTLRLPAAFTVLFTLIDLALALVLYGTVSDSPGATTAGGYVVFAFTAVGVYLFAGALSTATGGRPLPLGRPVLG is encoded by the coding sequence ATGACCACTGCCGCTGCCACCGAGGCCCCACCCCGCTCCGTGCCCGAAGGTGACCCCGCCCTGATCGGCGTACCCACCTTCATCGTCGGCGCGACCGCGCTCGGCCTGGTGCTGACCGGGTACGTCCCGAGCGGCGCTGTCGGCGCGTCGATCGCGATCATCCTGCCTGCAACCGGCCTGGGCCAGCTTGTCGCCGCGGTGTGGGCCGCGGCGCTGGGCCAGAGCGCGGTCGCCGCCGTGTTCGGGGTGTTCACCGGGTTCTGGCTCAGCTACGCGGCACTGGTGCTCGGCCTTATCCATGGCTGGTTCGGCGTCTCCGGCGACGCGGCTGTCGCCACGCAGGGCCTGTTCCTGATCGCCTGGCTGGTCATGATCGTCCTGCTGACGCTGACCACCCTGCGGCTGCCCGCCGCGTTCACAGTGCTGTTCACGCTGATCGACCTCGCGCTCGCGCTCGTGCTGTACGGAACGGTGAGCGACTCCCCCGGCGCTACCACCGCGGGCGGGTACGTCGTGTTCGCCTTCACCGCGGTAGGGGTGTACCTGTTCGCCGGCGCACTTTCCACCGCGACAGGCGGCAGGCCACTGCCCCTGGGCCGCCCGGTACTGGGCTGA
- a CDS encoding DUF190 domain-containing protein: MRESGRGLRLTIYVGEDDVWHHQPLYHEVVRRAREAGLAGASVLRGIEGYGANSLIHTSRLLSLSEDLPVAVVIVDRPERVRAFLPELDELIGEGLVTLDEVEMIQYMNRREP, from the coding sequence ATGCGAGAGTCCGGCCGTGGACTGCGCCTGACGATCTATGTCGGTGAGGACGACGTCTGGCACCACCAGCCGCTCTACCACGAGGTGGTGCGCAGAGCCCGCGAAGCGGGGCTGGCAGGGGCGTCCGTGCTGCGAGGCATCGAGGGCTACGGCGCCAACTCGCTGATCCACACAAGCAGGCTGCTGTCGCTCTCGGAGGACCTACCGGTCGCGGTGGTCATCGTGGACAGGCCCGAGCGGGTTCGCGCGTTCCTGCCCGAACTGGACGAACTGATCGGGGAAGGGCTGGTGACGCTCGACGAGGTCGAGATGATCCAGTACATGAACCGGCGGGAACCGTGA
- a CDS encoding signal peptidase II — protein sequence MHAGRFPTFNAADTLITVGVVLLVLASLLQPSDRRERT from the coding sequence CTGCACGCCGGCCGGTTTCCCACCTTCAACGCCGCCGACACTCTCATCACTGTTGGCGTGGTCCTTCTCGTGCTTGCCAGTCTCTTGCAGCCAAGCGACCGTCGGGAACGGACTTGA
- the pqqE gene encoding pyrroloquinoline quinone biosynthesis protein PqqE: MNGIPQPFGLLAEVTHQCPLHCVYCSNPLTLLDRRDELGTDDWLRVIGEAAALGVVQVHFSGGEPLVRGDLETLIAECHHLGLYTNLITSGLGLTESRATSLVSAGLNSAQLSIQGDTAESTNLVAASKRFDKKEEAARIIREAGLPLNMNVVLHRLNLSRLDEIIDVCVAWGAERLELANTQYYGWALRNRELLMPSRAQLDEAVGVYERRKAELGEHMELLWILPDYYEPYPKPCMGGWAQTALTVAPDGAVYPCPVAAEITTMKFPSVRDRDLEWIWFKSEAFEAFRGTGWMSDPCRSCPRKETDFGGCRCQAFVLTGDPARTDPVCVHSPDHHLVQDAVVRANQQDVTEGGEASHEKLVYRRPPTSARR, encoded by the coding sequence ATGAACGGCATCCCGCAGCCGTTCGGCCTGCTGGCCGAAGTGACACACCAATGCCCGTTGCACTGCGTCTATTGCTCGAACCCGTTGACACTGCTCGATCGGCGTGACGAGTTGGGCACCGACGATTGGTTACGGGTGATCGGCGAGGCTGCCGCGCTCGGTGTCGTACAGGTCCATTTCTCAGGTGGTGAACCCCTTGTTCGCGGCGATCTTGAGACGCTGATCGCCGAGTGCCATCACCTCGGCCTTTACACCAACCTCATCACCAGCGGCCTCGGACTCACGGAGAGTCGTGCGACGTCGCTGGTTTCGGCGGGGCTCAACAGCGCGCAGCTGAGCATTCAGGGCGACACCGCCGAGTCGACGAACTTGGTCGCGGCAAGCAAGCGATTCGACAAGAAGGAGGAAGCCGCGCGCATCATCCGCGAAGCCGGACTGCCGCTGAACATGAACGTGGTCCTACACCGGTTGAACCTGTCTCGACTGGACGAGATCATAGACGTCTGCGTGGCGTGGGGGGCCGAACGCCTGGAACTCGCGAACACCCAGTACTACGGCTGGGCGCTTCGCAACCGAGAGCTACTGATGCCAAGCAGAGCCCAGCTGGACGAAGCGGTCGGCGTATACGAACGCCGCAAGGCTGAGCTGGGGGAGCACATGGAACTCCTGTGGATACTGCCGGACTACTACGAGCCGTATCCGAAGCCGTGCATGGGTGGCTGGGCGCAGACCGCGCTGACCGTCGCCCCGGACGGAGCGGTCTACCCGTGTCCGGTGGCCGCCGAAATCACGACGATGAAGTTCCCCTCGGTTCGCGACCGCGATCTCGAGTGGATCTGGTTCAAGTCCGAAGCGTTCGAGGCATTCCGGGGAACCGGGTGGATGTCCGACCCGTGCCGCAGCTGCCCGCGCAAGGAGACGGACTTCGGCGGATGTCGTTGCCAGGCCTTCGTGCTGACCGGTGATCCGGCACGTACCGATCCCGTTTGCGTGCATTCGCCCGACCATCACCTGGTGCAGGACGCTGTTGTTCGTGCCAACCAGCAGGACGTCACAGAAGGCGGCGAAGCGAGCCACGAGAAGCTTGTCTACCGCCGCCCGCCAACGTCGGCACGGAGGTGA
- a CDS encoding LLM class F420-dependent oxidoreductase, which translates to MTTRWGLTVPLTGVPLPAHREIIERLPDLGYTDVWSAETAGTDAFTPLVLASQWAPTLRLGTAVVPVYTRGPGLLAMSAATLAECAPGRFVLGIDASSPVVVGNWNAAEFTQPYARVRDTLRFLRSALAGEKVSAEYPTFSVSKFRLERPPNPPPPIMLAALRPGMLRLAATEADGAITNWLSPEDVRTVRAEVSAGTELAARIFVCPTEDADAARGLGRLLISSYLTVPVYRAFHEWLGRGDALEPMQRAWAAGDRKQANAAIPDEVVDELIAHGSPQACRERLHSYVDNGLTTPVIALLPTGGDPVEQVEALAPR; encoded by the coding sequence GTGACCACCCGCTGGGGACTGACGGTGCCGCTCACCGGTGTGCCGCTGCCCGCGCACCGGGAGATCATCGAACGGCTGCCCGACCTCGGTTACACCGACGTGTGGTCGGCCGAAACGGCGGGCACCGACGCGTTCACCCCGCTGGTGCTGGCATCCCAGTGGGCGCCGACACTTCGCCTCGGCACCGCCGTCGTGCCGGTTTACACCCGCGGTCCTGGACTGCTCGCGATGAGCGCGGCGACCCTCGCCGAGTGCGCGCCTGGCAGGTTCGTGCTCGGCATCGACGCATCCTCCCCTGTGGTCGTGGGCAACTGGAACGCCGCGGAGTTCACCCAGCCCTACGCCCGCGTGCGCGACACGCTGCGGTTCCTGCGCTCCGCGCTGGCGGGGGAGAAGGTCAGCGCGGAGTATCCCACGTTCTCGGTGAGCAAGTTCCGCCTGGAGCGCCCACCGAACCCGCCGCCGCCGATCATGCTGGCCGCGTTGCGGCCCGGGATGCTGCGGCTGGCGGCCACAGAGGCCGACGGCGCGATCACGAACTGGCTGTCGCCGGAAGACGTGCGGACGGTGCGTGCCGAGGTGAGTGCCGGAACCGAACTCGCCGCGAGGATCTTCGTGTGTCCCACAGAGGACGCCGATGCGGCTCGCGGTCTAGGCCGGTTGCTCATCAGCAGCTACCTGACCGTGCCCGTGTACCGCGCGTTCCATGAGTGGCTGGGCAGGGGAGATGCGCTTGAGCCGATGCAGCGCGCCTGGGCGGCGGGGGACCGCAAGCAGGCCAACGCGGCGATCCCTGACGAGGTGGTCGACGAGTTGATCGCGCACGGCAGCCCGCAGGCCTGCCGCGAGCGGCTGCACTCCTACGTCGACAACGGCCTGACAACTCCGGTGATCGCGCTGCTGCCCACCGGGGGTGATCCGGTGGAGCAGGTGGAGGCACTGGCGCCGCGCTAG
- the pqqC gene encoding pyrroloquinoline-quinone synthase PqqC: MNAWSASEFEARLRSIGEERYHHLHPFNERMHTGLLSEEEFRGWVRNRFYYQMNLPKKDAFILTKLPGREDRRRWIQRIIDHDGRTGDEGGIEKWVRLGEAVGLTREELFDVDTVLPGVRFAVDAYVDFCRQKPWLEAVASALTELFAPDLLSRRITDVQHHYPWIASEGLEYFRARLTQQPKDIAHLLELVLDNAKSREQQDACVRALEFKCDVLWSLLDAVELAYSKSS; this comes from the coding sequence ATGAACGCTTGGTCTGCCTCGGAGTTCGAGGCGCGCCTGCGGTCTATCGGAGAAGAGCGGTACCACCATCTGCATCCGTTCAACGAGCGGATGCATACGGGCCTGCTGTCCGAGGAGGAGTTCCGAGGCTGGGTGCGCAATCGCTTCTATTACCAGATGAATCTGCCAAAGAAGGACGCGTTCATCCTCACCAAGCTCCCCGGCAGGGAAGACCGGCGCCGGTGGATTCAGCGCATCATCGATCACGACGGCCGGACGGGTGACGAGGGTGGTATCGAGAAGTGGGTTCGTCTCGGTGAAGCTGTCGGCTTGACCCGCGAAGAGCTGTTCGACGTCGACACGGTGCTGCCCGGGGTGCGGTTCGCCGTGGACGCCTATGTGGACTTCTGCCGGCAGAAGCCATGGCTGGAGGCCGTGGCCTCGGCACTGACCGAACTGTTCGCGCCGGACCTGCTCAGCCGCCGGATCACCGACGTCCAGCACCACTACCCGTGGATAGCCTCGGAAGGGCTGGAGTACTTCCGAGCGCGGCTCACCCAGCAGCCCAAGGACATCGCTCATCTGCTCGAACTGGTGCTCGACAACGCGAAGTCCAGGGAACAGCAGGACGCGTGCGTACGGGCGCTGGAGTTCAAGTGTGATGTCCTCTGGAGTCTGCTGGATGCCGTGGAACTGGCGTACAGCAAGAGTTCGTGA